The Sandaracinaceae bacterium genome has a window encoding:
- the pgsA gene encoding CDP-diacylglycerol--glycerol-3-phosphate 3-phosphatidyltransferase, which yields MTDQPKKARRTSLRQDAINVPNLLTFLRIALIPVVLLFIAEGTPRASFWAAMVYGVTAITDFLDGWLARRQGLVSVLGKFLDPLADKLLVMAVLVFLVHLGHAPAWAVILLLARELSITSLRVIAMSEGVVIAAGQGGKDKTALQMVALLMLILHHPYDLHFIGFGSFRADFNLVGLYLLYLSLFFAFTSAGEYIKLFVEAVEAKEERLRQEEEKQKAG from the coding sequence ATGACCGACCAGCCCAAGAAGGCGCGCCGCACGAGCCTCCGGCAGGACGCGATCAACGTCCCGAACCTGCTGACGTTCCTGCGCATCGCGCTCATCCCGGTGGTGCTGCTGTTCATCGCGGAGGGCACGCCGCGCGCGAGCTTCTGGGCCGCGATGGTCTACGGCGTCACGGCGATCACCGACTTCCTCGACGGCTGGCTGGCGCGGCGCCAGGGGCTGGTGAGCGTGCTCGGGAAGTTCCTCGACCCGCTGGCGGACAAGCTCCTCGTGATGGCGGTGCTCGTCTTCCTCGTGCACCTCGGGCACGCGCCGGCCTGGGCGGTGATCCTGCTCCTCGCGCGGGAGCTGTCGATCACCTCGCTGCGGGTGATCGCGATGAGCGAGGGCGTGGTCATCGCGGCCGGGCAGGGCGGCAAGGACAAGACGGCGCTCCAGATGGTCGCGCTCTTGATGCTGATCCTGCATCACCCCTACGACCTGCACTTCATCGGCTTCGGGAGCTTCCGCGCCGACTTCAACCTGGTCGGGCTCTACCTCCTGTACCTCAGCCTCTTCTTCGCGTTCACCAGCGCCGGCGAGTACATCAAGCTCTTCGTCGAGGCCGTCGAGGCGAAGGAGGAGCGCCTCCGCCAGGAGGAAGAGAAGCAGAAGGCCGGCTGA